The proteins below come from a single Anderseniella sp. Alg231-50 genomic window:
- a CDS encoding nucleotide sugar dehydrogenase: MKLAVIGAGYVGLVSAACFAEFGFSVTCIDKEVEKISALEAGRIPIYEPGLEQIVHSNFEAGRLTFSTDLQSAVADADVVFIAVGTPTRRGEDAADLSYVFGAGAEIADAMDGFTVVVTKSTVPVGTAEKLKNLILKTRPKADFEVASNPEFLREGSAVEDFLRPDRIVIGVSSERAEAPLRQLYRPLTQKDVPIVFTSCQAAEVIKYAANTYLATRIGFVNQLADLCEKVDADITHVTRGMGLDKRIGQHYLQPGPGFGGSCFPKDTRALMVTAREQKAPFTVVEEVIEANERRKRSLTERVTSAVGGSLRGKRIAVLGIAFKADTDDIRDAASLVLIPELQAGGAVVAAYDPAAMDNGRSQFADVQWCADAYSAALDASAVVILTEWNEFRGLDFAQLAKTMRAPVMVDFRNLFSLQDVENSGLVYHSLGRAQHDQTNDTDRIALIRSS, from the coding sequence ATGAAACTGGCAGTCATCGGTGCTGGATATGTCGGGCTGGTCTCGGCGGCGTGCTTTGCGGAGTTCGGTTTTTCCGTCACCTGCATCGACAAGGAAGTCGAGAAAATTTCCGCGCTCGAAGCAGGCCGGATCCCGATCTATGAACCGGGCCTGGAGCAAATCGTCCATAGCAATTTTGAAGCAGGCCGTCTCACTTTCTCCACCGACCTGCAGTCGGCAGTCGCAGATGCAGATGTGGTGTTTATTGCGGTGGGAACGCCGACACGGCGTGGTGAAGATGCCGCAGACCTGTCTTATGTGTTCGGAGCCGGTGCCGAGATTGCCGACGCCATGGACGGCTTCACCGTTGTGGTCACCAAGTCGACTGTGCCGGTAGGCACGGCGGAGAAGTTAAAAAACCTGATCCTGAAAACGCGCCCGAAAGCGGACTTTGAAGTGGCATCGAATCCGGAGTTTCTGAGGGAAGGCTCTGCTGTTGAAGACTTCCTGCGCCCGGACCGCATCGTGATAGGGGTGAGTTCAGAGCGGGCTGAAGCGCCGTTGCGCCAGTTGTACCGTCCGCTGACCCAGAAGGACGTGCCGATTGTCTTTACCTCCTGCCAGGCGGCTGAAGTCATCAAGTATGCCGCCAACACCTATCTTGCTACCCGGATCGGGTTCGTGAACCAGCTGGCAGACCTGTGTGAAAAGGTTGATGCCGACATCACTCACGTGACCAGGGGAATGGGTCTCGACAAGAGAATTGGCCAGCACTACCTGCAACCCGGACCAGGGTTCGGCGGCTCCTGTTTCCCGAAGGATACCAGGGCCCTTATGGTGACGGCCCGGGAACAAAAGGCGCCATTCACGGTCGTGGAGGAAGTCATTGAGGCAAATGAGCGGCGCAAGCGCAGCCTGACTGAACGGGTCACCAGCGCAGTTGGCGGCTCTTTGCGGGGTAAACGCATTGCCGTTCTGGGAATTGCATTCAAGGCAGATACGGATGATATCCGTGATGCGGCATCATTGGTCCTGATCCCTGAACTTCAGGCAGGTGGCGCCGTTGTGGCGGCCTATGATCCGGCTGCCATGGACAATGGACGAAGCCAGTTTGCCGATGTGCAGTGGTGTGCAGATGCCTATTCAGCCGCGCTGGATGCCAGTGCGGTGGTCATCCTCACCGAATGGAACGAGTTTCGCGGCCTGGATTTTGCGCAGCTCGCAAAAACCATGCGCGCGCCTGTGATGGTCGACTTTCGCAACCTGTTTTCGCTGCAGGATGTCGAGAACAGTGGGCTTGTTTACCATTCATTAGGCAGAGCACAACATGATCAAACCAATGATACAGACAGGATTGCCCTGATTCGGTCGAGCTGA
- the gmd gene encoding GDP-mannose 4,6-dehydratase, with protein sequence MTTKRALITGITGQDGAYLAELLLAKGYEVHGVKRRSSSFNTGRIDHLYHDPHEQGVKMFLHFGDMTDATNLIRLMQEVQPDEVYNLAAQSHVQVSFDTAEYTANADGIGALRILEAMRLLKLGEKTRFYQASTSELYGKVQEIPQSETTPFYPRSPYAAAKLYAYWITVNYREAYGFHASNGILFNHESPIRGETFVTRKITRAVAAIHHGLQDTLYLGNLDAKRDWGHARDYVEGMWRIVQHDEPDDFVLATGETQTVRSFVDAGFKEVGIDIEWHGEGVEETGTDKASGRILVRVDPRYFRPTEVDILIGDPRKAKEKLGWSATTPLSELVSEMVREDMKQVAEEHRRNRHE encoded by the coding sequence GTGACTACGAAGCGCGCACTGATTACTGGCATTACAGGCCAGGACGGGGCCTATCTGGCCGAACTTCTCCTCGCCAAAGGTTACGAAGTACATGGTGTTAAACGGCGGTCGTCGTCATTCAACACCGGACGTATTGATCATCTTTATCACGACCCTCACGAGCAGGGTGTAAAGATGTTCCTGCATTTCGGTGACATGACCGATGCGACCAACCTCATCCGCCTGATGCAGGAGGTGCAGCCGGACGAGGTTTACAATCTCGCGGCCCAATCGCATGTACAGGTGAGTTTTGATACCGCAGAATACACCGCGAATGCCGACGGGATCGGAGCCTTGCGGATTCTTGAAGCAATGCGACTGTTGAAACTGGGCGAGAAAACCCGGTTCTACCAGGCATCAACGTCGGAGCTTTACGGCAAGGTCCAGGAGATACCGCAGTCCGAGACGACACCGTTTTATCCACGCTCGCCTTATGCCGCGGCAAAGCTCTATGCCTACTGGATCACGGTAAATTACCGGGAGGCGTACGGTTTTCATGCCTCAAACGGCATCCTGTTCAATCATGAAAGCCCCATTCGCGGCGAAACTTTCGTTACCCGCAAGATTACCCGGGCGGTGGCGGCAATCCATCACGGACTTCAGGACACTCTGTATCTCGGCAACCTGGATGCCAAGCGAGACTGGGGACATGCCCGGGACTATGTGGAAGGCATGTGGCGTATTGTGCAGCATGATGAACCGGATGATTTTGTACTGGCGACAGGCGAAACCCAAACGGTCCGGTCATTCGTTGATGCGGGTTTCAAGGAAGTGGGCATCGATATTGAATGGCACGGCGAAGGTGTCGAGGAAACCGGCACGGACAAGGCATCGGGTCGGATCCTGGTGCGTGTCGACCCACGTTACTTCCGACCCACGGAAGTTGACATTCTGATCGGTGATCCGCGCAAGGCCAAGGAGAAGCTTGGCTGGAGCGCCACGACGCCGCTGTCCGAGCTTGTCTCGGAAATGGTCCGGGAAGACATGAAACAGGTGGCGGAGGAACATCGCCGCAACCGGCATGAGTGA
- the fcl gene encoding GDP-L-fucose synthase, with protein MSEPVFPLAGKSVWVAGHRGMVGSALVRRLQSEKCSVLTASRDDADLVRQEDVENWMNANRPQVVFLAAAKVGGIHANNTYPAQFLYENLMIEANIIHAAFKAGVEKLVFLGSTCIYPKLAPQPIPEEALLTGSLEPTNEWYAIAKIAGIKLCQAYRRQHGSDFIAAQPTNLYGPGDNYDLATSHVLPALLRKAHEAKVSGAKTLSVWGSGTPLREFLHVDDLADAVVFLAKHYSGDRHINVGSGEEVSIRELAEAVCQVVGFEGELEFDASKPDGTPRKLADVSRLTQLGWQSARSLEEGLESTYRELGSDNGLPDFQQR; from the coding sequence ATGAGTGAGCCGGTCTTTCCTCTTGCGGGCAAGTCCGTGTGGGTGGCCGGTCATCGTGGAATGGTCGGCTCTGCGCTGGTCCGCAGGCTGCAGTCGGAGAAATGCTCCGTCCTGACCGCCAGTCGTGACGATGCGGACCTTGTCCGCCAGGAAGACGTAGAGAATTGGATGAACGCCAACCGGCCGCAGGTGGTGTTTCTGGCAGCAGCCAAAGTCGGTGGCATACACGCGAACAACACGTACCCGGCCCAGTTCCTGTATGAGAACCTGATGATCGAGGCCAACATTATCCACGCTGCGTTCAAGGCTGGCGTTGAGAAGCTGGTGTTCCTGGGTTCAACCTGCATCTATCCGAAACTGGCACCGCAACCGATCCCTGAAGAGGCTCTGCTGACCGGGTCGCTGGAACCGACCAACGAGTGGTATGCTATTGCCAAGATTGCGGGCATCAAGCTGTGCCAGGCTTATCGCAGGCAACACGGTAGCGATTTTATCGCTGCACAACCCACGAACCTTTACGGCCCAGGTGACAATTATGACCTGGCGACATCCCATGTCCTGCCCGCATTGCTGCGAAAAGCACACGAAGCCAAGGTGTCGGGCGCAAAAACACTGAGTGTTTGGGGGTCGGGCACTCCGCTGCGGGAATTCCTTCATGTCGACGATCTTGCCGATGCGGTGGTGTTTCTGGCCAAACACTATTCAGGTGACCGCCACATCAATGTAGGTTCTGGCGAGGAAGTCTCGATCCGGGAATTGGCCGAAGCCGTCTGCCAGGTTGTGGGATTTGAGGGTGAACTGGAGTTTGATGCGTCCAAGCCTGACGGTACGCCCCGCAAACTTGCCGACGTGTCGCGGCTGACCCAACTGGGTTGGCAAAGCGCGCGGTCTCTCGAGGAGGGCCTTGAAAGTACCTACCGGGAACTGGGCAGTGACAATGGATTGCCAGATTTCCAGCAGCGCTGA
- a CDS encoding O-antigen polymerase produces the protein MPIKVWSALQVLLIAPGAILAAHNPELIHRDVRVLSADGIPSALISTFLIFSILNAVIIATYYSTNTFVNGLYAGRSSQQVQLRPEDKSIIYILFALASLGFLFKLQSVGGLSYILENVNLRVSLQRGLGPLNYFVDTFLLLACVIAAKRHALTRHKTDFWVLVVIFVLSVFFASLFGGRKFAIHLFIYCLIVYSVYRDDFLKFKPNSILSISFSYFVIIVYFFLVLTYRKVSNFDEFIQDLPTLLHESVNSFSYIFISVSYLDTYIFVVEFFNSSNFYYGATFRDLLYAFVPSAYFPLKPPVDDGLYIRAASLGGYLEPGTPAVTLRGLASWPGETFGTAYMNGGIPMIVIFGIIQGMVFSIAYLFFQKNPNSTFRLVLMMSIFINFKISNLRISNLFALIVCLVVSYFMVKVLMKFRFRRVNHVTQPQH, from the coding sequence GTGCCGATAAAAGTCTGGTCGGCACTTCAGGTGCTGCTGATTGCTCCGGGTGCGATTCTTGCTGCACACAACCCGGAACTGATTCACCGGGACGTCAGGGTGCTCAGTGCAGACGGCATACCTTCCGCCCTGATATCAACGTTCCTCATTTTCAGTATTTTGAATGCAGTCATTATTGCTACCTATTATAGCACGAACACCTTCGTTAACGGCCTGTATGCCGGTAGATCCAGTCAGCAGGTTCAACTGCGGCCGGAAGACAAATCGATCATATACATCCTGTTTGCACTCGCCTCGCTGGGGTTCCTGTTCAAGCTGCAATCTGTCGGTGGCCTGTCGTACATTCTTGAAAACGTAAACCTCAGGGTCTCTCTGCAAAGAGGCCTGGGGCCGTTAAACTATTTTGTCGACACTTTCCTGCTGTTGGCCTGCGTCATCGCCGCGAAGAGGCATGCACTTACCCGTCACAAGACCGACTTCTGGGTGCTGGTTGTCATATTCGTCTTGTCTGTCTTTTTCGCTTCCCTGTTTGGCGGCAGGAAATTTGCCATTCACCTGTTCATTTATTGCCTTATCGTCTACTCGGTCTACCGGGACGATTTTCTGAAATTCAAACCGAATTCCATCCTGAGTATCTCATTCAGTTACTTTGTCATAATCGTGTATTTCTTCCTGGTTCTGACATACAGGAAAGTTTCGAATTTTGATGAGTTTATCCAGGACCTGCCTACGCTGCTGCATGAGTCGGTAAACTCATTTTCCTATATTTTTATCTCAGTCAGTTACCTGGATACGTACATATTCGTTGTCGAGTTTTTCAACAGCAGCAACTTCTATTACGGAGCTACCTTCAGGGATCTGCTGTATGCGTTTGTCCCCAGCGCCTATTTTCCGTTGAAACCGCCGGTGGATGACGGCCTTTACATACGCGCTGCGTCTTTGGGTGGATACCTTGAACCGGGGACACCTGCGGTCACCCTGCGAGGGCTTGCATCGTGGCCGGGAGAAACTTTCGGCACTGCCTACATGAACGGTGGCATTCCGATGATTGTGATTTTCGGGATTATTCAGGGAATGGTGTTTTCCATTGCCTACCTTTTCTTCCAGAAAAATCCCAATTCAACATTCCGCCTCGTATTGATGATGAGTATTTTCATCAACTTCAAAATATCAAACCTGCGAATATCGAACCTGTTCGCTTTGATTGTCTGCCTTGTTGTCTCGTATTTCATGGTCAAGGTCCTGATGAAATTCAGATTTCGACGGGTAAATCATGTAACGCAACCGCAACACTGA
- a CDS encoding DapH/DapD/GlmU-related protein, with translation MLADISATVYHRLACRAVGARTRIMRRVRFAEPGVVSIGSDCVIEAGVIVGAEIAGSSLVLGDGVQINGNVVLDNSAELEIGSGALISDSVVVYTHDHGFDPRARPTGYPKCIGQNVWIGARAIILPSCSEIGAGAVIGAGSVVTKNIPEHTVWAGNPARQVGFVKSNTTSKK, from the coding sequence ATGCTTGCCGACATTTCGGCCACCGTATACCACCGTCTGGCATGTCGCGCGGTCGGCGCACGCACCCGGATCATGCGCCGGGTGAGGTTTGCCGAGCCCGGTGTAGTCAGCATCGGTTCCGATTGTGTGATCGAAGCAGGGGTTATTGTTGGCGCCGAGATCGCCGGATCATCTCTTGTGCTGGGCGACGGGGTGCAGATCAACGGCAATGTGGTTCTCGACAATTCCGCGGAACTGGAGATCGGATCAGGTGCGCTCATCTCCGACTCGGTTGTCGTCTACACACATGATCACGGTTTCGACCCGAGAGCCCGGCCTACCGGATACCCGAAATGCATAGGTCAGAATGTGTGGATCGGAGCCCGGGCAATCATCCTGCCGAGTTGCAGCGAAATTGGCGCAGGGGCTGTGATCGGCGCGGGTTCCGTCGTTACCAAGAACATTCCAGAACACACGGTCTGGGCCGGGAATCCGGCGCGTCAGGTCGGGTTTGTAAAGTCCAACACAACCAGCAAGAAGTGA
- a CDS encoding class I SAM-dependent methyltransferase — translation MLNLGAGPATRAAIRQFKGSVREVCGADIDPVVLSNDELDKAVLIEDGKVDFPSDHFDLIYSDFVIEHVENPREFLTETLRMLKPGGKYFFRTPNLFHYVALISWITPQSFHEFIANRIRQLPEDAHEPWPTFYRLNTRAAIETEAGAVGFSGIDIEFIEPNPSYLQFHPVPLLLGVAYERTVNSTDLLRSFRSNIIGTLAK, via the coding sequence ATGTTGAATCTTGGTGCCGGACCGGCAACCCGGGCGGCCATCAGACAGTTCAAAGGATCGGTGCGCGAGGTTTGCGGCGCTGACATTGACCCTGTTGTGTTATCCAATGATGAACTGGACAAGGCGGTGTTGATTGAAGACGGCAAGGTGGATTTTCCAAGCGATCACTTTGATCTGATCTACTCTGACTTCGTGATCGAACATGTCGAAAATCCGCGCGAGTTCCTCACCGAAACGCTGAGGATGCTCAAACCCGGCGGCAAGTACTTTTTCCGCACGCCGAACCTGTTTCATTACGTGGCGTTGATATCGTGGATCACGCCCCAATCATTTCATGAGTTCATCGCCAACCGCATCCGTCAGTTGCCAGAGGATGCTCATGAACCCTGGCCGACGTTTTACCGCCTGAACACGCGAGCGGCTATTGAGACCGAAGCCGGTGCTGTCGGTTTTTCCGGTATCGATATAGAGTTTATCGAACCGAACCCGTCCTACCTGCAGTTTCATCCGGTCCCGTTGCTGTTGGGAGTTGCGTATGAACGAACGGTGAATTCAACAGATCTCCTGCGCTCCTTCAGATCAAACATAATTGGAACACTGGCCAAATAA
- a CDS encoding glycosyltransferase yields MLKISHIVTSIESEASGLSYSVPSLAKAQAGLGSDVALLSVGTPGKAHDSGVVFETMPRDLSSIPVLQRLYISSELKKRVAEPGADIIHNHGLWMMPNIYGSLARRKNRDVKLVTAPRGMLSATSLNFSPIRKKVFGHMFQNRALDAVDMFHATAESEADEIRALGYRQPIAVVPNGIHDDVPARSPGRTGRDKVVISIGRVHAKKGLDRLIKSWAEVTKRFPEWRLVIAGPSEKGHSEELTGLVEQLSLTTVEVRGPVFGAEKQRLYADSSLFVLATLNENFGMTVAESLMAGTPVICTKGAPWSGLETQKCGWWIDHGIDRLTAQLCAAMETSEDEIDAMGQRGRAWMKSEFGWETIGRKLIDAYGWLREGGDPPSCVRIT; encoded by the coding sequence ATGCTGAAAATTTCCCATATTGTGACCTCAATCGAATCCGAAGCGTCAGGTCTGTCCTACTCCGTGCCGTCTCTGGCGAAAGCCCAGGCCGGGTTGGGCAGTGACGTTGCCCTGTTGTCGGTCGGGACACCTGGCAAGGCGCACGACAGTGGCGTTGTGTTTGAAACAATGCCACGTGACCTGAGCTCGATACCGGTTTTGCAGAGGCTGTATATTTCCTCAGAATTGAAGAAGCGTGTCGCAGAGCCCGGAGCTGACATAATCCACAATCACGGGCTTTGGATGATGCCGAACATATATGGCTCCCTGGCCCGCAGGAAGAACCGGGACGTCAAGCTGGTCACGGCCCCGCGTGGCATGCTGTCTGCGACGTCCCTGAACTTTTCCCCGATACGCAAAAAGGTATTCGGGCACATGTTCCAGAACCGGGCACTTGATGCGGTGGACATGTTCCATGCCACGGCGGAATCGGAGGCTGATGAGATACGCGCGCTTGGGTACCGTCAACCGATCGCGGTTGTGCCAAATGGTATTCACGACGATGTGCCGGCCAGATCACCCGGGCGAACCGGGCGCGACAAGGTCGTGATTTCGATCGGCCGGGTTCATGCCAAAAAGGGCCTGGACCGGTTGATAAAGTCATGGGCTGAAGTCACCAAGCGATTTCCGGAATGGCGGCTGGTCATCGCCGGGCCAAGTGAAAAAGGCCATTCTGAAGAACTCACCGGCCTGGTCGAACAGCTGTCCCTGACTACAGTGGAGGTGAGGGGCCCCGTATTCGGGGCGGAAAAGCAGCGCCTGTATGCAGACTCAAGCCTGTTTGTGCTGGCGACCCTCAATGAAAACTTCGGGATGACGGTGGCGGAAAGCCTCATGGCAGGCACGCCGGTCATCTGTACCAAAGGGGCCCCGTGGAGCGGGCTGGAAACCCAGAAGTGCGGTTGGTGGATCGATCATGGCATAGACCGCCTTACCGCTCAGCTTTGTGCGGCCATGGAAACATCGGAAGACGAAATTGACGCGATGGGGCAGCGTGGCCGCGCCTGGATGAAGAGCGAGTTTGGATGGGAAACCATCGGACGGAAACTGATCGACGCTTATGGCTGGCTCCGGGAGGGCGGTGATCCGCCTTCCTGTGTCAGGATCACTTAA
- a CDS encoding acetyltransferase — MDVQSNRAAQKWTRRENAGRVLWALAHPLFAWSPRPFWGWRRALLRLFKARIGNDVHVYPTVRISIPWNLSIEDGSAVGDRVILYALGPIALGRATTVSQNSHLCAGSHDYSRADRPLTKPPITIGDSVWICADAFVGPNVSIGDGAIVGARAVVIKNVSAKAIVAGNPAREINHLD; from the coding sequence ATGGATGTACAATCTAACCGGGCCGCCCAAAAGTGGACGAGGCGGGAAAATGCAGGCCGGGTGCTGTGGGCACTGGCACATCCACTGTTTGCGTGGAGCCCAAGGCCGTTCTGGGGATGGCGCAGGGCGTTGCTTCGTTTGTTCAAGGCCAGAATCGGAAATGATGTTCATGTATATCCAACGGTCCGGATATCGATACCGTGGAATCTGTCGATAGAGGATGGAAGCGCAGTAGGTGACAGGGTGATATTGTATGCCCTGGGTCCAATTGCACTGGGTCGTGCAACAACAGTATCGCAAAATTCTCACCTGTGCGCCGGCAGCCATGACTACAGCCGCGCCGACAGGCCGCTTACAAAACCACCGATCACAATTGGGGACAGCGTCTGGATTTGCGCAGATGCCTTTGTTGGCCCGAATGTGAGTATCGGTGATGGTGCAATTGTCGGTGCGCGTGCCGTGGTTATCAAAAATGTATCGGCGAAAGCGATCGTTGCTGGCAATCCAGCGAGGGAAATCAACCACTTGGACTGA